The Plasmodium sp. gorilla clade G2 genome assembly, chromosome: 4 genome has a segment encoding these proteins:
- a CDS encoding 60S ribosomal protein L15, putative: MGAYKYIQEIWKKKQSDAMHFLLRVRTWEYRQLPVVHRVSKPSRPDKARRLGYKAIQGFVIYRVRVRRGDRKKRVKKGIVHGKPKHQGVHKQKSTRNLKSVAEGKVGKSICGNLRVLNSYWVGQDAVYKYYEVILVDPNHNAVRNNPKVNWICNPVHKHRELRGLTSAGKKYRGLRVKGHLSAKSRPSIRANWKRRQLIKLKKCR, translated from the exons atgggaGCTTATAAGTACATTCAagaaatatggaaaaaaaagcAATCTGATGCTAtgcattttttattaagagTTAGAACATGGGAATATAg gCAACTGCCTGTTGTTCATAGAGTGTCAAAGCCCAGTAGACCAGATAAAGCACGTCGCTTAGGATATAAAGCGATACAAggatttgttatatatagaGTACGTGTTAGAAGAGGtgatagaaaaaaaagagtTAAGAAAGGTATTGTTCATGGAAAACCAAAACACCAAGGTGTTCACAAACAAAAATCAACAAGAAATTTAAAAAGTGTAGCTGAAGGTAAAGTTGGAAAAAGTATATGTGGAAATTTACGTGTATTAAATAGTTATTGGGTGGGTCAAGATgcagtatataaatattatgaagtTATATTAGTAGATCCAAATCATAATGCTGTAAGAAATAATCCAAAAGTTAATTGGATATGTAACCCTGTGCATAAACACAGAGAATTAAGAGGTCTCACTTCAGCAGGTAAGAAATATAGAGGATTACGTGTCAAAGGACACTTATCTGCTAAGAGTAGACCATCTATAAGAGCTAACTGGAAGAGAAGACAATTaatcaaattaaaaaagtgTAGATAA